TGATGTTCAGGATGTAAAGAAGGTATGATTCTTGGCCCTTTTGGGCACCCTGGCCCTGCAActccctgcaggcaggcaggtccCACCATGGTCTCTCAGTTTTGCTCattatgtgttttcttttgcagtttgCAAAGCTCAGTGCTGAGTTAACCCATGCCAACTCCCTGGGTTACAACGGGGCCATTCTGCAGGCCCTGGCGGTGCATCTCGCCCTGCAGGGAGAGCTCAGCAAGGAAACCTTCCTTGAGCAGCTGATTAGCCACATGGAAGACATAGAAGCAGATGATAAGTCTCTTACTGATGCCCGAGCGTAAGTAGCTGTGAGGAGCACTAACACTGCTGTGTACAGTTTGTTCTGGCTTTTCAGTCTCTCTTCCTCATTGTGCTTTTGTTTCCAGGCTGGGATTTGAGGACTTACCATTTTCAAGGCgcttgaagaaaataaaagaatttttgGAGCTCAGCAGTGTTCCCAAAGATGATGTATTGTTTGAATTAGGTAAATACCTTTCTTACTACTAGTGTTAGGAAAGAGCTGGAAGGAGGACCGACTCAGTAAGCCAGGGTCATTTGTCCTCCCCCAGGCTACCACTTTggcccctgctgcctgccaggcactGCGTGTGCTGGAAAGGCTGCGTGTGCTCTCCAGGCAGTAATTCTCTGAGTCCTGACCCTGTGACTCTCTCCCTgaattgctgggaaaaaaaatctgactaaGAAAAAACTATCTTGAGTAAAGTTTCTTAATATTCTAAGACCTCTTGTCTTAATGGCTGTAAGATCTTCGTGTTGGATGAGTACTGCCAGCCCATGCTGGTGTGGCTGTGATTTGGTCTCCGGGGTGGCAGTGGTAGTGGTGAACATGGGGAGTGTTCTGCAAACTTAATTTTGCTCTTTGGCGTGATAAAATCAGCAAAACTAATACAGAAAGTAACTGGCAATGGGGTGTTAGGATGTTGCAATGAAAAGGGAACAGGTACTTGTGTGGGAAAGAAGACCGGAGTGTTCTGCAGCACTAAAGATCATtgtgcttgttgttttttttttaacaggcaaTGGCATCGCAGCTTTGCGGTCTGTCCCTACTGCAATTTACTCCTTCTTGCGCTGTATGGAAGCAGACCCAGATATTCCTGAACACTACAGCAACCTGCAGAGGACCATCATCTACTGTATCTCTCTGGGTGGAGACACAGACACCATTGCCACCATGGCAGGAGCCATTGCAGGGGCTTATTATGGTGAGGAACAGATACCCCcgagctgggagcagagctgtgaaGCTTTTCAAGAGACGCAGAAGCTGGCAAATAGCTTGTATGAACTGTACTGCCAGCGGCTCTGAGCCCCGAGGGGAGCTTGTGTGCAGAAGGCAAAGCAGGTGGTCACCTCTGCTGTTCTGGTCAGAAAGTTTGGGGGGGATCCCTGCCATCTGCAGACACCGGCGAGCCTCCATCGGAGAGACATCTGCTGTGAGCCGAGGGGTTTGAAGAGACGGGACGTGCCCTTCCAGCTGGGAAATGGCTGCATGCGGCGCCTTGGACAGTGGCGTGCCTCTCCTCTGAAGTACAGGAGCGTCTAGTTTTCATAAGATTTCTGCTTCTTGCTTTGTCCCAGTTCCTGCCACTATGTCACTTTGTCACTGCTGGGTGGGTGTCTGAACCCACTGActcttttgctgttttgctcTGTACGCCGTGGCCTTCACTTCAGTTGTTAGCGCTGTCAAGCAGTGGCTCTCACAGGCTGCTCACCCCTCTTGAAACACTGATTTGTTCTCTACTGACCAGCTAAAGGCTGTGGGTGGGAGTCATCAGAGCAGCAcgagaggggagggagagccTGGAGGATATCCCGCCTGGCAGGATGCTTCCCACCTGTACTGTGCAGTGAGGATGCAGGAGAACAGACCTCACAGGGAGGTTCACTAcagtaaaagcaaaatgaaaagtgCCAGAGATTGGAGAAGGGATTTCTCTGCATAGCTAGTGGCATTTTAAGaactgccccatccctggaggcattgaaggccaggctggatgcggctctgggcagcctgctccagtggtTAGCAACACActgagcaggggggttgaaactagatgatctttaaggtccttttcaacccaggccattctgtgattccatgaacTGCCTTTGGTGCATGCAGACAGAATCCCAGTAGGCTCATTGTTACCGCTGGAAGAAGGCATAACTAATTATTGTCCCTTTGGTGTCCTGTGCTCTGCAATCTGCCTGATGCTGTCCTGATTTATTACATTTTGTGTTCCTTTATGTCACTGACTTTCACATTTCTGCAGGCATTTCATTAGTTCCTAATCCTTTCACCCTGCATTTTTAATCCTGTCCTACCTATGTCCAGAGCACCAAGAGATTGCTATCTAAATCTGGGGGTGGAGGTACATCATGAAACCCAGCGTCACACAAGGATTGAATTCTTGCTCCTGCTGCAGTCAGCGACAAAAATGACttcagcaggaagcaggagCTAATTCTCATAGCTTTAAAACTACTTTGTAAGAATCATCTGAaaataaaggggaaagaagGTTAATTGGGAGAGAACTTGGCAGAGTTTAAAAGAATTTCAGGGTTTGAGGCTGGTACTGGGGGGGGCAAGAATATTCTAGCAAAGCTGTGTTGTTCCAGGGTTTCAAGTTTAAAACCTTTGCCAAATGGAGCTGGTCAGAAAGGGAATAATAACAGCTTGTGTATGGCACGTCTGAAAAGGGTTTTccaataattaaaaacaaaagaggcAAGCAGTCATCATATGGAAATGTTTGTAAATCTGAATGTGGCAGTGTAGTTCTGTGTTCTCTCTCTAGTATTTCTTGTAACACCAGGAAGTGAACGTTGTACACGAATGGAGTTCACTCCCTTCTGATAGCGGCACATGGCTGTTGTGTGTGTCAGACCGCATGCACGTGTGGAAAATCTGCTCGTGATAGTCATTCCAGGCTTTCCTGTACTCTGCTTCCTTCAA
This sequence is a window from Anas platyrhynchos isolate ZD024472 breed Pekin duck chromosome 24, IASCAAS_PekinDuck_T2T, whole genome shotgun sequence. Protein-coding genes within it:
- the ADPRS gene encoding ADP-ribosylhydrolase ARH3 is translated as MAAAAGSGSGPGSGSGSGRSPVAAAAARSRPGPARFRGCLAGALLGDCLGAVFEGRSVVKLPDLLRFLRGLEPAPGPAGEGEPPGSARRETLSYTDDTAMSRSVVQSLLAKREFDEVDMAKRFAEEYKKEPNRGYGMAVVNVFKKLLSPKCNDVFEPARAQFNGKGSYGNGGAMRVAGISLAYSDVQDVKKFAKLSAELTHANSLGYNGAILQALAVHLALQGELSKETFLEQLISHMEDIEADDKSLTDARALGFEDLPFSRRLKKIKEFLELSSVPKDDVLFELGNGIAALRSVPTAIYSFLRCMEADPDIPEHYSNLQRTIIYCISLGGDTDTIATMAGAIAGAYYGEEQIPPSWEQSCEAFQETQKLANSLYELYCQRL